Within the Acidobacteriota bacterium genome, the region AGAAAACGCCAACGACGCCGACATCTGGTTGGTTTCGACTGCGGGAGGCGGTACCCTTCGGCTCACTACAAACAAGAAGAACGACACCCAACCTCGTTGGTCGCCTGATGGGAAGCGCATTGCGTTCATCTCGGCTCGCGAAGAGAAGCCGCAGATCTTCTTGATCTCGCCCTTTGGCGGCGAAGCCGAGAAGCTCACCGACTCGAAGTCCGGTGCGCAATCCCTTCAATGGTCGCCCGATGGAAACCGCATCGCTTACGTTGCTCAGCAGGAGCTCACCCCCGACGAAGAGAAGAAACAGAAAGAGAAAGACGACGCGCAAGTGGTGGACAAGAATTTCAAGTTCTCGCGCATCTGGGTCATCGACGTGAGCACCAAGAAGGCCAGCGAGCTGGTTAAGGGCGACTACAACGCCGGCGATCCACAGTGGTCGCCGAACGGCAGCTCGCTCGCGTTTGTCACAAACCCGACGCCCAAAGCCGACGATGGCAGCCGGTCAGATATCTGGGTGATCGATGTGGCGACCGCTGCGAGCGCCGACGTGGGTGTCTTCCAGAAGAAGCTCGCGGCGCTTACAGAGACGCTTGCGGGTTTGGAAACGACCTTCGGGCCCAACAACCCGCGAATCATGGAAGCTCGCGCCCAGATTGAATCCGTGCGGAAAGAAATGAATCAGAAGCTCGGGCTGCGAAAGCTGGTCGACAACGAAGGCCCGGACAGCGCGCCGCGATGGTCTCCCGATGGCCGGCAGATCGCTTTTTCGAGCCGCGATTCGAAGAACGGGGAGATCGGCCAGCAGAGACTGATGATCGTTGGCTCGGAGGGCGGGACACCTCGCGAGGTCGCGCCCCGATTTGAATATCAACCGGGTCCGCCGAAATGGTCAGCGGATGGCCGAACCATCTACTTCAATGCCGGCGTGCGAACAACCAGCCAGTTGTTCTCGGCGCCGGCAGCCGGGGGCGAAGCGAAGCAGGTTTCGAACAACGCCGGTGTGATGGGTCAAGCAACGTTTTCGCGCGACGGATCGGTGGCAGCTTTCACGAAGTCCGACACGCAACACGCCGATGATGTTTACGTAGCGAAGTCTCTTCCTATCGCTGAACCGACCAAGCTCACCGATCACAATCCGCAGGTGCGAGAGTTGACACTCGGCGCCAGCGAGGTGGTTCGTTGGAAGGGCAAGGACGGCATGGAGATCGAAGGCATCGTGATCTACCCGGCCGGCTATCAACAGGGCAAGCGTTATCCAACCGTCGCGTTGATCCACGGCGGTCCTGCCGGTGTATGGACGCAGAGCTTTCCAAGTTCGTGGAGTAACTTTGGGCACGTATGGGCAGCCCAGGGGTGGGTCGCTTTTTATCCGAACATCCGCGGGTCGTCTTCATACGGCGAGAAGTTCCTGCTTGCGAATGTGCGTGATTGGGGCGGAGGCGACTATCAGGACATTCAAACCGGACTCGATCACTTGATCGCCAAAGGAGTCGCTGATCCGGATAGGCTGGGGCAGGCAGGCTGGAGCTACGGCGGATACATGACGGCGTGGACCTTAACTCAGACCGATCGTTTCAAAGCGGTGATGGTTGGAGCGGGTCTGACGAATATGTACTCGATGTACTCGACGAACGATTTACAGCGCATTCTGGAGGCTTACTTCGGCGGGCAACCGTGGGATGACACAGAATTCTACTGGAAGAGGTCGGCGATGGCTTTCATCAAAAAGGCGAAGACGCCGACGCTGATCTTGCACGGAGGCTCCGACACGCGCGTGCCGCCGAGCCAGGCTCAAGAGCTATACATGGGGCTT harbors:
- a CDS encoding prolyl oligopeptidase family serine peptidase, yielding MKRTMFVLVVSLSVCIAALAQQKRAMTFEDVLATKSVSDAQVSPDGKWVAYVVTSVDMKENANDADIWLVSTAGGGTLRLTTNKKNDTQPRWSPDGKRIAFISAREEKPQIFLISPFGGEAEKLTDSKSGAQSLQWSPDGNRIAYVAQQELTPDEEKKQKEKDDAQVVDKNFKFSRIWVIDVSTKKASELVKGDYNAGDPQWSPNGSSLAFVTNPTPKADDGSRSDIWVIDVATAASADVGVFQKKLAALTETLAGLETTFGPNNPRIMEARAQIESVRKEMNQKLGLRKLVDNEGPDSAPRWSPDGRQIAFSSRDSKNGEIGQQRLMIVGSEGGTPREVAPRFEYQPGPPKWSADGRTIYFNAGVRTTSQLFSAPAAGGEAKQVSNNAGVMGQATFSRDGSVAAFTKSDTQHADDVYVAKSLPIAEPTKLTDHNPQVRELTLGASEVVRWKGKDGMEIEGIVIYPAGYQQGKRYPTVALIHGGPAGVWTQSFPSSWSNFGHVWAAQGWVAFYPNIRGSSSYGEKFLLANVRDWGGGDYQDIQTGLDHLIAKGVADPDRLGQAGWSYGGYMTAWTLTQTDRFKAVMVGAGLTNMYSMYSTNDLQRILEAYFGGQPWDDTEFYWKRSAMAFIKKAKTPTLILHGGSDTRVPPSQAQELYMGLRKNGVPVEMVLFPREPHGLGEPRHRLDKMRREYAWFSRYVLGVEVPEPKPAKDEKKSEEKPSQNQ